Proteins from a genomic interval of Oceanispirochaeta crateris:
- a CDS encoding mechanosensitive ion channel family protein, which yields MYNLDRLLRLFSDWSIGSLVYGAGGFFTIFLIQELIFHSLIKKNRSQKPEVKKVLHFFYFHLLCIFRVFVRFELLYLFLRIVKHSPGPQFPWSLVYGAVSSIILTSGIFIPVYMLLNLGLVFLNSKAAQSETEKSQDSDPFIPDQSEEGEQTLKAGLAHNRGLKFTLFFLSFSIVMWNILGLLPVELETSEIVRTGLLLNGLVISCLILMVVQKIFKTTLAVLEGAEETERIIIIVRSLSKPVQFITLACILIWFKQMVLEIPGYANVLDKMINLFFLAAVILFIFQFVEILGMRLSSYSDQDTNNVDKTFVELLRMIIRISIILAGVFSAVQIITGKPLTALLAGLGIGGLAVALAAQDTLKNFFGSIMIMTDKPFKIGERVHVNEYDGTIEAIGFRSTRIRTLVGHQVIIPNEQMASSSIENIGRRPHIRRLTNITVTYGTTLEKMEQALDIIKNILDNHEGMHEDYPPRVYFNEYNPDSLNILMLFWYFPPDYWKFMEFSERVNFRIMKEFSEAGIEFAFPTTTTVLEQPDGQSLRFSMENKEVR from the coding sequence ATGTATAACTTAGATAGGCTTTTAAGACTTTTTTCGGACTGGTCCATAGGCTCTCTTGTCTATGGTGCCGGAGGGTTCTTTACGATTTTTCTGATTCAGGAATTGATCTTTCATTCTTTGATCAAGAAAAACCGTTCACAAAAACCGGAAGTAAAGAAAGTTCTGCACTTCTTCTATTTTCATCTTCTTTGTATTTTCAGAGTTTTTGTCCGCTTTGAACTCCTCTATCTCTTCCTCAGAATTGTGAAGCACAGCCCGGGACCGCAATTTCCTTGGAGTCTGGTTTACGGGGCAGTTTCCTCCATTATTTTGACATCGGGAATTTTCATTCCAGTCTATATGCTTCTGAATCTGGGGCTGGTATTCCTCAATTCAAAAGCAGCCCAATCTGAAACTGAAAAATCCCAGGATTCTGATCCATTTATACCGGATCAGTCCGAAGAGGGTGAACAGACCCTTAAGGCGGGGTTAGCCCATAATCGTGGCCTCAAGTTCACCCTGTTCTTTCTGTCTTTTTCAATTGTCATGTGGAATATTCTAGGTTTACTTCCTGTAGAACTTGAGACTTCCGAAATTGTCCGTACTGGACTACTTCTCAATGGGCTTGTTATCTCCTGTCTCATTCTAATGGTGGTTCAGAAGATTTTTAAAACGACCTTGGCAGTTTTAGAGGGAGCCGAGGAGACCGAACGGATCATTATTATTGTTCGATCCTTGTCCAAACCCGTTCAGTTCATAACTCTGGCCTGTATTCTTATCTGGTTTAAGCAGATGGTCCTCGAAATCCCCGGGTATGCCAATGTTTTAGATAAGATGATAAACCTGTTTTTCCTGGCTGCGGTGATCCTTTTTATTTTCCAGTTTGTAGAAATCTTGGGAATGCGCCTGAGTTCCTATTCCGACCAGGACACAAACAATGTTGATAAGACTTTTGTCGAACTACTCCGAATGATTATCCGCATCTCCATCATCCTTGCAGGTGTTTTCAGTGCCGTACAAATCATAACAGGAAAACCTCTGACGGCCCTACTGGCTGGTCTTGGAATTGGTGGTTTGGCTGTTGCTTTGGCTGCTCAGGATACACTTAAGAATTTTTTCGGCAGTATTATGATTATGACGGATAAACCGTTCAAGATCGGAGAGAGAGTTCATGTCAATGAGTATGATGGCACCATCGAGGCCATAGGATTTAGAAGCACCAGAATCAGAACTCTTGTGGGCCACCAGGTCATTATCCCCAATGAACAGATGGCATCCAGCTCTATCGAAAATATCGGAAGACGCCCTCACATTCGGAGACTCACTAATATTACTGTCACCTATGGAACGACCTTGGAAAAAATGGAGCAGGCTCTGGATATCATCAAGAATATTCTGGATAACCATGAAGGAATGCATGAAGACTATCCCCCGAGAGTCTATTTTAACGAGTACAATCCGGATTCTCTGAATATTTTGATGCTGTTCTGGTACTTCCCGCCGGACTACTGGAAGTTTATGGAGTTTTCAGAAAGGGTTAACTTCAGAATCATGAAGGAGTTTTCAGAAGCCGGTATTGAATTTGCCTTTCCCACAACTACAACTGTTTTGGAACAGCCTGATGGACAAAGCCTCCGGTTTTCAATGGAGAACAAAGAGGTTCGATGA
- a CDS encoding RecQ family ATP-dependent DNA helicase has protein sequence MGDTGTLEEQLQRFFGFTAFRGKQRRVIESALSGHSTLAVFPTGSGKSLCYQLPALLQEGLTLVISPLIALMKDQVDFLEKHNIPAARYDTSLTREEWEEVNQQMRSNKLKILFVSPERLGNEKFIALMTRIKIQTLVIDEIHSISEWGHNFRPDYLKLARYYKELKIPKMIGLTATANKKVIKDICRVFSIEEEHCIVSGFHRPNLYIRIHPVSETNRNQKLLETLKIRESGPAIVYVSQQKTSNEVQKYLEAHGISARAYHAGMGAEARKDVQNWFMPSEKAVIVATIAFGMGIDKANVRQVIHYNLPKSLENYMQEIGRAGRDGQAADCTLLYCPSDRIVLENYSYGDTPARENIHKLLQMLSHLDHEFSISPYHCSRDFDIRDLVCRTLFTYLELDSFIESTGSFANEYSIRFIRPEKERTLQIGPERAAFLESVFSTGKMGRLLLKLDLLQAAQTTGEDLSRIQRALIWLENEGWIETKVKNMRHSYRKIKTDWNVDEMTETLVKRFTEREDTDIRRIDLIEQLCLSQHCRTAVLLKYFGEELKNDSCGHCDFCDNTAEMTVENQENPGLSPSQKTELKSLLKTIENENLTISQTTRFLCGLSTPGLSRKKMTKAKGFGNFQNSPYKVVQSEVNSIKRQSETS, from the coding sequence ATGGGTGATACAGGAACACTTGAAGAACAACTACAGCGCTTTTTCGGATTCACAGCCTTTAGGGGAAAACAACGGAGGGTAATTGAATCTGCCTTGTCGGGCCATAGTACCCTGGCTGTCTTTCCTACAGGAAGCGGCAAGAGCCTCTGCTATCAGCTCCCGGCACTCTTGCAGGAAGGGCTCACACTGGTCATAAGCCCCCTTATAGCCCTGATGAAAGATCAGGTGGATTTTCTAGAAAAACACAACATACCAGCAGCCCGATACGATACATCTCTCACCAGAGAGGAGTGGGAAGAGGTCAATCAACAGATGAGATCCAATAAACTGAAGATTCTCTTTGTTTCTCCCGAACGCCTGGGAAATGAAAAGTTTATTGCCTTGATGACCCGGATCAAGATTCAAACCCTGGTGATTGATGAAATCCACTCCATTTCCGAATGGGGTCATAACTTCCGGCCGGATTATCTGAAGCTGGCCCGCTATTACAAGGAACTAAAGATTCCCAAGATGATTGGTTTAACCGCAACAGCCAATAAAAAGGTCATAAAAGATATTTGCCGGGTCTTCTCAATCGAAGAGGAACATTGCATTGTCAGCGGATTTCACCGCCCCAATCTGTATATCAGGATTCACCCTGTGTCAGAGACAAACCGGAATCAGAAGTTGCTAGAAACCCTTAAAATAAGAGAGTCCGGTCCAGCGATCGTCTATGTGAGCCAGCAAAAAACAAGCAATGAGGTTCAGAAATACCTGGAAGCCCATGGCATTTCCGCCAGGGCCTACCATGCAGGGATGGGAGCTGAGGCAAGAAAGGACGTCCAGAATTGGTTTATGCCCAGTGAGAAGGCAGTGATTGTAGCTACTATTGCCTTTGGTATGGGTATTGATAAGGCAAATGTCCGTCAGGTGATCCATTACAATCTACCCAAGAGCCTTGAAAACTATATGCAGGAAATCGGTCGGGCCGGCAGAGACGGCCAAGCAGCAGACTGCACACTCCTGTATTGTCCATCAGACAGGATAGTCCTTGAAAATTACAGTTATGGAGACACACCCGCGAGGGAAAACATTCACAAATTACTGCAGATGCTTTCCCATCTTGATCATGAATTTTCAATTAGTCCCTATCACTGCTCCAGAGACTTTGATATCAGAGATCTTGTTTGCCGGACTCTTTTCACCTATTTAGAATTGGACTCATTTATAGAGAGTACAGGTAGTTTTGCCAATGAATACAGCATCCGGTTTATAAGACCCGAAAAAGAGAGAACTCTTCAAATTGGTCCCGAAAGAGCCGCTTTTCTGGAATCAGTCTTTTCCACAGGTAAAATGGGACGGCTTTTACTGAAACTAGATCTTCTCCAGGCCGCACAAACTACCGGAGAAGATCTTTCCAGAATACAGAGAGCCCTCATCTGGCTCGAAAATGAGGGCTGGATTGAGACGAAAGTTAAAAATATGCGTCACAGTTATAGAAAGATAAAAACTGACTGGAATGTGGATGAGATGACGGAAACACTTGTAAAGCGTTTTACCGAGAGAGAAGATACAGATATCCGGAGAATCGATCTCATCGAACAGCTCTGCTTATCACAACATTGCAGAACTGCAGTCCTGCTAAAATACTTTGGTGAAGAACTAAAAAATGACAGCTGCGGCCACTGCGATTTCTGCGATAACACGGCAGAAATGACGGTAGAAAATCAAGAGAATCCGGGACTCAGTCCCTCCCAAAAGACAGAACTGAAGTCTCTCCTGAAAACAATTGAAAATGAAAACCTCACCATATCCCAGACGACCCGGTTCCTTTGCGGACTCTCTACGCCGGGATTAAGCCGGAAAAAGATGACAAAAGCGAAAGGATTCGGAAACTTCCAAAACTCCCCTTACAAGGTTGTTCAATCAGAAGTAAATTCGATAAAACGCCAAAGTGAAACATCATAA
- a CDS encoding PAS domain S-box protein, with amino-acid sequence MWFRWRKVLLISLLIVVNCTLYAEIVTVAVFDGVKPVCYVNDQGQVAGLFPEVLRSILEEEGYTVQFVTGLTFQDAYEKVLSGEIDILPAFLMTEERKELFTFNKEPFIVSWSQLFVPPDSPIESVLDLHDKRIALMEGGQNGKNFIQMMKDFNIPFVPVYYPDNQIMTQKLLGGDVDGLVSYNSLAWYESRIKSSNILFSPSKSYIALRKGGPEFLLEIIDTALVEMRNDENSVYNRELNSLRFVDTVEVIPQWIFYLTAAAVLVFIFVMLFVFLLRLKVAQVSVRLQDSEENYKRLFNGAKDLISVVGLTDDENGLFLDVNESFCEKTGYSQKEMYLMKADEFLKNETTPWREEMTQELRRKGFHITETTLPIKEGGSFPVETSSQLFESRGRQFLLSISRDLSFRDEFDSALSAIQQKYSTIADYNYNWEFWMDDQGQFIYVSPSCERISGYAASEFLENSELLLQIIYPEDRELWDSHFSHQNIGDHKESDTQIRILHKDGSLRWLQHDCWHIRSKDGIDLGLRGNFRDISERKEMEEQLSRKQRLESLGILAGGIAHDFNNVLTVIKGYSDIGMTRFSENQEISSLFETIHKASNRGEALIGKILDFSSNKKTKMIPVQISSMVKEVFTLVTPSFPSSIKIKQIIDNHSYIMADEGQVHRVIMNICTNARLAMPDGGCLTVSLRELEKEEILRKISSCDGTRWMELSFHDTGVGMTEEVKSRIFDPFYTTRKSGEGTGMGLSVVHGLISEWNGQISVESLPGKGTSIILYLPILDYNIDPSEEQKQIYKIPGKLHIIAIDDESLILDLLTLYLEKEGFVVHSFSSALEGVKNFHENPEAYGLAILDMTMPEKRGDLVARELKELRPDLPIILFSGFNENLNQNELPPGIDAFMQKPFDRKTLLEVIASLV; translated from the coding sequence ATGTGGTTTAGATGGCGGAAAGTTCTTCTGATTTCTCTTCTTATTGTTGTTAATTGTACACTTTATGCAGAAATCGTGACGGTTGCCGTCTTTGATGGTGTGAAGCCGGTCTGTTATGTTAATGATCAGGGGCAGGTGGCCGGTCTTTTTCCCGAAGTCCTCCGTTCTATCCTGGAAGAAGAGGGGTATACGGTCCAGTTTGTCACAGGATTAACCTTTCAAGATGCCTATGAGAAGGTCCTCTCCGGTGAGATTGATATTCTACCTGCATTTTTGATGACAGAAGAAAGAAAAGAGCTCTTTACCTTCAATAAAGAGCCATTTATTGTAAGCTGGAGCCAGCTTTTTGTTCCACCCGATAGTCCCATAGAGAGTGTTCTCGACCTTCATGATAAAAGGATAGCCCTGATGGAGGGCGGTCAGAATGGGAAGAATTTCATTCAAATGATGAAGGATTTTAATATTCCATTTGTGCCGGTTTACTACCCGGATAACCAGATTATGACCCAAAAGCTTCTGGGAGGAGACGTTGACGGCCTCGTCTCTTACAACAGTCTTGCCTGGTATGAGAGCAGAATCAAGAGTTCAAATATCCTTTTTTCACCCAGCAAATCCTATATCGCCTTGCGTAAGGGGGGACCGGAATTCCTGTTGGAAATCATTGACACGGCTCTTGTAGAAATGAGAAATGATGAAAACTCCGTATATAACAGAGAGTTGAACAGTCTACGTTTTGTAGACACAGTGGAAGTCATACCACAGTGGATTTTCTATCTCACTGCCGCGGCGGTCCTGGTCTTCATATTCGTGATGCTTTTTGTATTTCTTTTGAGGCTTAAGGTGGCACAGGTCAGTGTCAGACTTCAGGACAGTGAAGAAAATTATAAGCGCCTTTTCAATGGGGCCAAAGACTTGATCTCTGTGGTCGGTTTAACAGACGATGAAAATGGGCTGTTTTTGGATGTAAATGAGTCCTTCTGTGAAAAAACTGGATATTCACAAAAAGAGATGTATCTGATGAAAGCCGATGAGTTCTTGAAGAATGAAACTACTCCTTGGAGAGAGGAGATGACTCAAGAATTAAGAAGGAAGGGATTTCATATTACAGAAACCACTCTCCCAATCAAGGAAGGCGGCTCTTTTCCCGTAGAAACTTCATCCCAGCTTTTTGAATCCAGGGGCAGACAATTTTTACTCTCTATCAGTCGAGATCTGAGTTTCAGAGATGAATTTGACTCTGCCTTGTCTGCTATTCAGCAGAAATATTCCACCATCGCCGATTACAATTATAATTGGGAGTTCTGGATGGATGATCAAGGACAATTTATCTATGTCTCACCCTCCTGCGAGAGAATATCAGGATATGCGGCTTCTGAATTTCTGGAGAACTCTGAACTTCTGTTACAAATCATATACCCTGAGGATCGGGAGTTATGGGATTCACATTTTTCCCATCAGAATATTGGAGATCATAAAGAATCTGACACTCAAATCCGCATCCTCCACAAAGACGGAAGCCTCCGTTGGCTTCAACATGATTGTTGGCATATCAGGAGTAAAGACGGGATAGACCTTGGTTTACGTGGGAACTTTCGGGATATTTCCGAACGCAAGGAGATGGAAGAACAACTGTCTAGAAAACAGCGATTGGAATCTCTGGGAATTCTGGCGGGGGGCATTGCCCATGACTTTAACAATGTTCTCACGGTCATCAAAGGATATTCAGATATTGGCATGACCCGATTCTCAGAAAATCAAGAGATCTCATCCCTTTTTGAAACGATCCATAAGGCCTCAAATCGTGGTGAAGCTCTAATAGGAAAAATTTTAGATTTCTCCAGCAATAAAAAAACTAAAATGATTCCTGTTCAGATTTCCAGCATGGTCAAGGAGGTTTTTACTCTGGTCACCCCTTCTTTTCCCAGCTCAATCAAGATCAAACAAATTATTGACAACCATTCCTATATCATGGCCGATGAAGGGCAGGTCCATAGAGTCATCATGAATATTTGTACCAATGCCAGGCTGGCTATGCCCGATGGTGGCTGTCTGACCGTGAGTTTAAGAGAGTTGGAAAAAGAGGAAATCCTTAGAAAAATCTCTTCCTGTGATGGAACACGCTGGATGGAACTTAGTTTCCATGATACGGGAGTCGGAATGACCGAGGAAGTGAAGAGCCGTATCTTTGATCCCTTCTACACCACCCGTAAATCTGGAGAAGGAACCGGAATGGGCCTCAGCGTTGTTCATGGTTTGATCAGCGAATGGAATGGACAGATCAGTGTGGAGAGTCTCCCCGGTAAGGGAACATCCATCATTTTGTATCTGCCCATCCTTGATTACAATATTGACCCTTCGGAAGAACAAAAACAGATCTATAAAATACCCGGAAAATTGCACATTATCGCCATAGATGATGAGTCATTGATTCTGGACCTTCTTACACTCTATCTGGAGAAGGAAGGCTTTGTGGTTCATAGTTTCAGTAGTGCCTTGGAAGGGGTCAAGAATTTTCATGAGAATCCAGAGGCCTATG
- a CDS encoding DNA/RNA non-specific endonuclease has protein sequence MKIKRILILSIIISLCPLSALFPQGLEIPQVSADSSIYERSFYTLQYNEKFEQPDWVAYELTQEEVVGLAKRSNRFREDREILSGSVALSDYKYSGYDRGHLAPAADMKMSSESMDESFLMSNMSPQVPGFNRGIWAFLESCVRTWASENESIYVVTGPILTKENYPVIGKNEVAVPEYYFKVILDYKEPDYKGIGFVLPNRKGEGRLQDYAVSIDEVEGLTGLNFYPLLPDDLEESIESHYDVSLWRFIEFTSD, from the coding sequence ATGAAAATAAAGAGAATCCTGATCCTGTCAATTATCATATCTTTATGTCCCTTGAGTGCTCTTTTTCCTCAGGGGCTGGAGATCCCGCAGGTTTCAGCAGACAGTTCCATTTATGAACGCTCCTTTTATACTCTGCAGTACAATGAAAAGTTTGAACAGCCGGACTGGGTGGCCTATGAATTGACCCAGGAGGAAGTGGTGGGACTTGCAAAACGTTCCAACCGCTTCCGGGAAGACCGAGAGATTCTTAGCGGCTCCGTAGCTCTTTCAGATTATAAATATTCGGGGTATGACCGGGGTCATCTGGCTCCGGCAGCTGATATGAAAATGAGTTCAGAGTCTATGGATGAGTCATTTCTCATGAGCAATATGAGCCCACAGGTTCCGGGATTCAACCGGGGTATCTGGGCTTTTCTGGAGTCCTGTGTTCGAACCTGGGCCTCTGAGAACGAGTCTATTTACGTCGTCACGGGGCCAATCCTCACAAAAGAGAATTATCCTGTTATCGGCAAGAATGAGGTGGCAGTTCCAGAGTATTATTTCAAAGTAATTCTGGATTACAAAGAACCTGACTATAAGGGGATAGGCTTTGTGCTACCCAACCGAAAGGGGGAAGGACGCCTTCAGGATTATGCTGTGTCCATTGATGAGGTTGAAGGCCTGACGGGACTGAACTTTTATCCTCTTTTACCCGACGATCTGGAAGAGTCAATAGAATCCCATTATGATGTTTCACTTTGGCGTTTTATCGAATTTACTTCTGATTGA
- a CDS encoding esterase/lipase family protein: MSKIIIAIHGMGNKPPRKQLSVWWKAAIREGLSNKGKFLFLRFKMVYWASIVHRTPFNPQCIDKDDPSYLKEPYIKSSNVVLKNRDNKIKKRIRKHINDQLEKILYDGDGFSHFNSLTDFVLRHFVKDLAVYYGDPSGDSLSIRDEICRQLADILRKHKRKKILLIAHSMGSIIAWDVLTRYVPEVEIDTFVTIGSPLGIPVVKNHLVADLKASGDASKELRTPENIRGAWKNLADFKDLVAFNADLKNDFLPNRLGVQPEDFFIHNDYESNGNENHHKSYGYLRCPEMSQIISDFLRWKK, translated from the coding sequence ATGAGCAAAATCATCATAGCCATTCACGGAATGGGTAATAAACCGCCTCGTAAACAACTCTCTGTTTGGTGGAAGGCTGCCATTCGGGAAGGGCTCAGCAATAAGGGGAAATTCTTATTTTTACGGTTTAAAATGGTTTATTGGGCCTCAATCGTACATCGCACACCCTTCAATCCCCAATGCATAGACAAGGATGATCCGAGTTATCTCAAAGAACCCTATATTAAAAGCAGCAATGTGGTCCTTAAAAACAGAGACAACAAAATCAAGAAAAGGATCAGAAAGCATATCAATGACCAATTGGAAAAAATTCTGTATGACGGAGATGGATTTTCTCATTTTAACAGTCTTACAGATTTCGTACTTCGTCATTTTGTCAAAGACCTCGCGGTCTATTATGGAGATCCTTCAGGTGATTCTCTGTCTATCCGGGACGAGATCTGCCGGCAACTGGCAGACATTCTTCGCAAACACAAAAGAAAAAAGATCCTCCTCATAGCCCATTCCATGGGGTCCATCATTGCCTGGGATGTTCTTACCCGGTATGTTCCTGAGGTTGAAATAGATACCTTTGTTACCATTGGCTCACCCCTGGGAATCCCAGTGGTAAAGAATCATCTTGTTGCGGATCTGAAAGCGTCCGGGGATGCTTCAAAGGAACTGAGAACTCCCGAAAATATCAGGGGGGCATGGAAAAATCTTGCCGACTTTAAGGATCTTGTGGCTTTTAACGCAGACCTGAAGAATGATTTTCTTCCAAATCGGCTGGGTGTTCAACCTGAAGATTTTTTTATTCACAATGACTATGAATCCAATGGAAATGAGAATCATCATAAGTCCTATGGATATTTGAGATGCCCTGAAATGAGTCAAATCATTTCAGATTTTCTAAGATGGAAAAAATAA